CGTCTCCCACGGTGCCCGGCCCGGCTCGTGTGGCCCCGTCCGGGCGGCGGATACCCTGGATGCGTGACATTCCCGGTAGTCGGCATGGTCGGCGGCGGTCAGCTCGCCCGTATGACCCACGAGGCGGGCATCCCCCTCGGCCTCAGATTCAAGCTTCTCAGCGACACCCCGCAGGACTCCGCGGCGCAGGTGGTCGCCGACGTGGTCGTCGGTGACTACCGCGACCTGGAGACCCTGCGCGCCTTCGCGCGCGGCTGCGACGTGATCACCTTCGACCACGAGCACGTGCCGATCGAGCACCTGCGCGCCCTGGAGGCGGACGGTGTCGCCGTACGCCCCGGCCCCGACGCCCTCGTGCACGCGCAGGACAAGGGCGTGATGCGCGCCCGGCTAAGCGAGCTGGGCGCGCCCTGCCCGCGCCATCGCGTCGTCACCGACGCCGCCGACGTCGCGGCCTTCGCCGACGAGGTCGGCGGCTTCCCCGTGATCCTCAAGACGGTGCGCGGCGGCTACGACGGCAAGGGCGTGTGGGTCGCCCGGTCGGCGGACGACGCCGAGCAGCCCTTCCGGGCCGGGGTCCCCGTCCTCGCCGAGGAGAAGGTCGACTTCGTCCGGGAGCTGGCCGCGAACATCGTGCGTTCGCCGCACGGCCAGGCCGTCGCGTACCCCGTCGTGGAGTCCCGCCAGGTCGACGGCGTGTGCGACACCGTCATCGCGCCCGCGCCCGGCCTCTCCGAGGAGCTGTCCGGCGAGGCGCAGCAGCTCGCGCTGCGGATCGCCGCCGAACTGGGCGTCGTCGGTCATCTGGCGGTCGAGCTGTTCGAGACGGCCGACGGCCGCATCCTCGTCAACGAATTGGCCATGCGCCCTCACAACTCGGGCCACTGGACCCAGGACGGCGCGATCACCTCGCAGTTCGCCAACCACGTACGGGCCGTGCTCGACCTGCCCCTCGGCGACCCGCGCCCGCGCGCGCCCTGGACGGTGATGTGCAACGTGCTGGGCGGGGACTACCCCGACATGTACGCGGCGTATCTGCACTGCATGGCCCACGACCCGCAGCTCAAGATCCACATGTACGGCAAGGACGTGAAGCCCGGCCGTAAGGTCGGCCACGTCAACACCTACGGTGACGACCTGGCCGACGTGCTGGAGCGCGCCCGCCACGCCGCCGGATACCTCCGAGGAACGATCACCACATGAGCTCTCCCCTCATCGGCGTCGTCATGGGGTCGGACTCCGACTGGCCCGTCATGGAGGCCGCCGCCCAGGCGCTCGACGAGTTCGAGATCCCGTACGAGGTCGACGTCGTCTCCGCGCACCGGATGCCGCACGAGATGATCGCGTACGGCGAGGAGGCCGCCGGACGCGGGCTCCGGGCGATCGTCGCGGGCGCGGGCGGCGCCGCCCATCTGCCGGGCATGCTGGCCTCGGTCACACCGCTGCCGGTGATCGGGGTCCCCGTACCGCTGAAGTACCTGGACGGCATGGACTCGCTGCTGTCGATCGTGCAGATGCCGGCGGGCGTGCCGGTCGCGACGGTCTCCGTAGGAGGAGCCCGTAACGCCGGGCTGCTGGCCGCGCGCATCCTCGCGGCCCACGACCCGGAACTGCGGTCCCGTATGACGGACTTCCAGCGGCAGCTCAACGAACAGGCGACCGACAAGGGCAAGCGGCTGCGCGCCAAGGTGAGCGGCCACGACTCCTTCGGCTTCGGGAAGTGAGGTCCGCGATGGGCACCGAGGACTATCTGGAGCAGGCGCGCGAGCTGCTTGAGGACTTTCCCGTGGTCGACGGGCACAACGACCTGCCGTGGGCGCTGCGCGAACAGGTCCGCTACGACCTCGACCGCCGTGACATCGCCGAGGACCAGTCGGCGCATCTGCACACCGACATCCCGCGCCTGCGGGCGGGCGGGGTGGGGGCACAGTTCTGGTCGGTGTACGTACGGTCCGACCTGGCCGGCGACTCGGCGGTCAGCGCGACCCTCGAACAGATCGACGTCGTCGGGCGCCTGATCACCCGCTACGCCGACCTCGTCGCCGCGCGCACCGCCGACGACATGGAGAACGCCCGCCGGGCCGGCCGGATCGCGTCCCTGATGGGCGCCGAGGGCGGGCACTCCATCAACAACTCCCTCGCCACGCTGCGCGCCCTGCACACCCTGGGCGTGCGCTACATGACGCTCACGCACAACGACAACCTGCCGTGGGCCGACTCGGCGACCGACAAGCCGGGCGTGGGCGGACTGTCGCCCTTCGGCCACGAGGTCGTACGCGAGATGAACCGCGCCGGCATGCTGGTCGACCTCTCGCACGTGGCCGCGACGACCATGCGGGACGCGCTCGCCACGAGCGCCGCGCCGGTGATCTTCTCGCACTCCTCCTCGCGAGCGGTCTGCGACCACCCGCGCAACGTCCCGGACGACGTGCTGGAACTGCTGCCCGCGAACGGCGGGGTGGCGATGGCCACCTTCGTACCGAAGTTCATCCTGCCCGAGGCGATCACCTGGACGGAGGCCGCCGACGAGAACATGCGCGCGCAGGGGCTGCACCCGCTGGACACGACGGAGGCGGGGATGCGCGTCCAGCGTGCGTACGAGGAGGTCAGCCCGCGCCCGGTGGCCACGGCGGCGACGGTCGCCGACCACCTGGACCACATGCGCGAGGTCGCGGGCATCGACCACATCGGCATCGGCGGCGACTTCGACGGCACGGCGTTCACGCCGGAGGGTCTGGACGACGTGGCGGGCTACCCGAACCTGATCGCGGAACTCTTCGCCCGCCGCTGGTCGCCGGAGGACCTGTCCAAGCTCACCTGGCACAACGCGGTACGGGCACTGCGCGGGGCGGAGGACGTGGCGCGGGGGCTGCGGGCGGAGCGGGGGCCGTCGACGGCGACGATCGAGGAACTGGACGGGTAGGGCCGGGTAAGGCCGAGGGGCGGGGGCCCGGTGTACGGGAGCCGGGACCCGGGTCCCGTACACCGGGGTCGGGCCCTGGGGGTCGTCCGGCTCCCGGGCCGGCGCCCGCCCGGCGCTCAGGCCCTCGGCCGCCCCATCGCCCGGTACGTCCAGCCCGCCGCGCGCCAGACCGCCGGGTCCAGCGCGTTGCGGCCGTCCAGGATCAGCCGACGCGACGTGGCCTCGCCCAGCGCCGCCGGGTCCAGCTCACGGAACTCGCGCCACTCCGTCAGGTGCAGCACCACGTCCGCGCCGCGCACCGCCTCCAGCGCGGAATCCGCGTACCCCAGGGTCGGGAAGACTCTGCGCGCGTTGTCCATGCCCTTCGGGTCGTACACGGTCACCTGGCCGCCCTGGAGGTGGATCTGACCGGCGACGTTCAGCGCGGGGGAGTCCCGTACGTCGTCCGAGTCCGGCTTGAACGTCGCGCCCAGCACCGCGACCCGCTTGCCCAGGAACGACGAGTCGCCGCCGACGGCCTCGCGCGCCAGCTCCACCATGTGACCCCGGCGCCGCATGTTGATCGAGTCGACCTCGCGCAGGAACGTCAGCGCCTGGTCCGCGCCCAGTTCGCCCGCCCGCGCCATGAACGCGCGGATGTCCTTGGGCAGACAGCCGCCGCCGAAGCCGATCCCGGCGCGCAGGAACTTCTTCCCGATCCGGTCGTCGTACCCGATGGCCTCCGCCAGCTTCACCACGTCGCCGCCGGCCGCCTCGCAGACCTCGGCCATCGCGTTGATGAAGGAGATCTTCGTCGCGAGGAAGGAGTTGGCGGCGGTCTTCACCAGCTCGGCGGTCGGGAAGTCGGTCAGGACGAACGGCGACCCCTCCGCGAGCGGCGTCGCGTACACCTCGCGCAGCAGCTTCTCGGCGCGCTCGCTGCCGGTGCCCACGACGATCCGGTCCGGGTGGAGGGTGTCCTGGACGGCGAAGCCCTCGCGCAGGAACTCCGGGTTCCAGGCCAGCTCCACGTCCGGGCCCGCCGGGGCCAGTTCGGTCAGCCGCCGGGCCAGCCGCTCCGCGCTGCCGACCGGCACGGTCGACTTGCCGACGACCAGCGCGGCGCGGTCGAGCAGGGGCGCGAGGGAGTCGAAGGCGCTCTCGACGTAGCTCATGTCGCACGCGTTGTCGCCGTGCTTCTGCGGGGTGTTCACGCAGACGAAGTGGACGTCTCCGAAAGCGCCGACGTCCTCCCAGGAGGTGGTGAAGCGCAGCCGCCCGGTCGATCCCTCGATACCGGCGACGTGCTTGCGCAGCAGCTCTTCGAGGCCGGGCTCGTACATCGGCACCTTGCCGGCCGACAGCATCTCGATCTTCTCGGGGACGACGTCGAGCCCGAGCACCTCGAAGCCCAGTTCCGCCATGGCCGCGGCGTGGGTGGCGCCGAGGTAGCCGGTACCGATCACGGTGATCTTGAGGGCCATGGGGTGCTCCTGGTAGTGCGGTCGGTATGCGGTGCGGCCCCTGGGTGCGAACGCGACTGCGATCGCACCGGAGCACGCGGCCCGAGCATATCCGCGCCCCGCCCGCACCCCCTCGGGCGCCCGTGCGGCAAGGTGCGGGAGCTGTCGGGAAACTCACGTACGCCGATGGGGGCCGGGCCTCTAAAATCGGAGTTACTTAACGGTAGTTAGCATGCAGGGGAGTGGAAGACCGTGGCCGGATCGGCTGATTTCGACCTGTACCGCCCGTCCGAGGAGCACGACATGCTCCGCGACGCCGTGCGTTCGCTCTCCGAGGCGAAGATCGCGCCGTTCGCCGCCGCCGTGGACGAGGAGGCGCGCTTCCCCCAGGAGGCGCTGGACGCGCTGGTCGCCGCCGATCTGCACGCCGTCCATGTGCCCGAGGAGTACGGCGGCGCCGGGGCGGACGCCCTGGCCACGGTGATCGTCATCGAGGAGGTGGCCCGCGTCTGCGCGTCGTCCTCCCTGATCCCGGCGGTGAACAAGCTCGGCTCGCTGCCGGTGATCCTGGCCGGTGGCGAGGACCTGAAGAAGAAGTACCTGGGCCCGCTGGCCAAGGGCGACGCGATGTTCTCGTACTGCCTCTCCGAGCCGGACGCCGGCTCGGACGCGGGCGGCATGAAGACCAAGGCCGTACGGAACGGCGACGGTTACGTCCTCAACGGCGTGAAGCGGTGGATCACCAACGCCGGTGTCTCCGAGTACTACACGGTCATGGCGGTCACCGACCCCGACCGCCGTACGAAGGGCATCTCGGCGTTCGTCGTCGAGAAGGGCGACGAGGGTGTCTCGTTCGGCGCCCCGGAGAAGAAGCTCGGCATCAAGGGCTCCCCGACGCGCGAGGTCTACCTGGACAACGTCCGTATCCCGGCGGACCGCCTGATCGGCGAGGAGGGCACGGGCTTCGCCACGGCGATGAAGACCCTGGACCACACCCGCATCACGATCGCGGCCCAGGCCCTCGGCATCGCCCAGGGCGCGCTGGACTACGCGACGGGCTACGTCCAGGAGCGCAAGCAGTTCGGCAAGCCGATCGGTGACTTCCAGGGCGTCCAGTTCATGCTCGCGGACATGGCGATGAAGCTGGAGGCGGCCCGCCAGCTCACCTACTCGGCGGCGGCCCGCTCCCAGCGCGTCAGCGACGGCGGCGACAAGGAGCAGCTCACGTTCTTCGGCGCGGCGGCCAAGTGCTTCGCCTCGGACGTGGCGATGGACGTCACGACGGACGCGGTCCAGCTCCTCGGCGGCTACGGCTAC
Above is a window of Streptomyces sp. NBC_01498 DNA encoding:
- a CDS encoding UDP-glucose dehydrogenase family protein; translated protein: MALKITVIGTGYLGATHAAAMAELGFEVLGLDVVPEKIEMLSAGKVPMYEPGLEELLRKHVAGIEGSTGRLRFTTSWEDVGAFGDVHFVCVNTPQKHGDNACDMSYVESAFDSLAPLLDRAALVVGKSTVPVGSAERLARRLTELAPAGPDVELAWNPEFLREGFAVQDTLHPDRIVVGTGSERAEKLLREVYATPLAEGSPFVLTDFPTAELVKTAANSFLATKISFINAMAEVCEAAGGDVVKLAEAIGYDDRIGKKFLRAGIGFGGGCLPKDIRAFMARAGELGADQALTFLREVDSINMRRRGHMVELAREAVGGDSSFLGKRVAVLGATFKPDSDDVRDSPALNVAGQIHLQGGQVTVYDPKGMDNARRVFPTLGYADSALEAVRGADVVLHLTEWREFRELDPAALGEATSRRLILDGRNALDPAVWRAAGWTYRAMGRPRA
- a CDS encoding acyl-CoA dehydrogenase family protein, whose translation is MAGSADFDLYRPSEEHDMLRDAVRSLSEAKIAPFAAAVDEEARFPQEALDALVAADLHAVHVPEEYGGAGADALATVIVIEEVARVCASSSLIPAVNKLGSLPVILAGGEDLKKKYLGPLAKGDAMFSYCLSEPDAGSDAGGMKTKAVRNGDGYVLNGVKRWITNAGVSEYYTVMAVTDPDRRTKGISAFVVEKGDEGVSFGAPEKKLGIKGSPTREVYLDNVRIPADRLIGEEGTGFATAMKTLDHTRITIAAQALGIAQGALDYATGYVQERKQFGKPIGDFQGVQFMLADMAMKLEAARQLTYSAAARSQRVSDGGDKEQLTFFGAAAKCFASDVAMDVTTDAVQLLGGYGYTRDYPVERMMRDAKITQIYEGTNQVQRIVMARNLP
- the purE gene encoding 5-(carboxyamino)imidazole ribonucleotide mutase, which codes for MSSPLIGVVMGSDSDWPVMEAAAQALDEFEIPYEVDVVSAHRMPHEMIAYGEEAAGRGLRAIVAGAGGAAHLPGMLASVTPLPVIGVPVPLKYLDGMDSLLSIVQMPAGVPVATVSVGGARNAGLLAARILAAHDPELRSRMTDFQRQLNEQATDKGKRLRAKVSGHDSFGFGK
- a CDS encoding 5-(carboxyamino)imidazole ribonucleotide synthase, with product MTFPVVGMVGGGQLARMTHEAGIPLGLRFKLLSDTPQDSAAQVVADVVVGDYRDLETLRAFARGCDVITFDHEHVPIEHLRALEADGVAVRPGPDALVHAQDKGVMRARLSELGAPCPRHRVVTDAADVAAFADEVGGFPVILKTVRGGYDGKGVWVARSADDAEQPFRAGVPVLAEEKVDFVRELAANIVRSPHGQAVAYPVVESRQVDGVCDTVIAPAPGLSEELSGEAQQLALRIAAELGVVGHLAVELFETADGRILVNELAMRPHNSGHWTQDGAITSQFANHVRAVLDLPLGDPRPRAPWTVMCNVLGGDYPDMYAAYLHCMAHDPQLKIHMYGKDVKPGRKVGHVNTYGDDLADVLERARHAAGYLRGTITT
- a CDS encoding dipeptidase, which gives rise to MGTEDYLEQARELLEDFPVVDGHNDLPWALREQVRYDLDRRDIAEDQSAHLHTDIPRLRAGGVGAQFWSVYVRSDLAGDSAVSATLEQIDVVGRLITRYADLVAARTADDMENARRAGRIASLMGAEGGHSINNSLATLRALHTLGVRYMTLTHNDNLPWADSATDKPGVGGLSPFGHEVVREMNRAGMLVDLSHVAATTMRDALATSAAPVIFSHSSSRAVCDHPRNVPDDVLELLPANGGVAMATFVPKFILPEAITWTEAADENMRAQGLHPLDTTEAGMRVQRAYEEVSPRPVATAATVADHLDHMREVAGIDHIGIGGDFDGTAFTPEGLDDVAGYPNLIAELFARRWSPEDLSKLTWHNAVRALRGAEDVARGLRAERGPSTATIEELDG